The nucleotide sequence GTCGTCGAGCGGGGGTAGGCGACCTTCGGGTCGCACTGCACGTTGACGAGGTACGGCACGCCGGCGTCGAACGCGCGGCGCAGCGCCGCGCCGACGTCGCCGGGCTCGGTGACGGTCTCGCCGGCGCCGCCCAGGGCCTCGACGACGGCGTCGTAGCCGGTCTCGGGGCGCAGGTCGGCGGCGACGTCGTAGCCGTACAGGAACCGCATCGGGTGCTTCTCGAGGCCCCACGCGCCGTTGTTGCCGACCACCATGACGACCGGCAGGTCGTGCCGGACCAGGGTGTCGACGTCCATCAGCGACATGCCGGCGGCGCCGTCGCCGTACAGCAGCACGACCTGGCTGTCCGGACGGGCCAGCCGGGCGGCCGCTGCTGCTCCCGCGCCGGCGCCGAGGCAGCCGTACGGGCCGGGGTCGAGCCAGCAGCCGGGCCGGCCGGGCTCGATCAGCTTGCCGGCCCACGACACGAAGTCGCCGCCGTCGCCGACGACCACGGCGTCGTCCTCGAGGATGCGGTTCAGCTCGCCGTAGATGCGCGCCGGGTGGATCGGCTCGGCCTCCGAGGCCAGCAGCGGGGCGTCGCGCTCGACGGCGGCCGCCGCCTGGTCGCGGAGGTCATTCGCCCAGTCGTCCCAGCGGCGGGTCGCGCGCATCGCCGTCAGGATGCCTTCGAGCACCAGCGTGAGGTCGCCGGCCGCGCTCGCCGCCAGGTCGACGTGCGTGGCCAGACCCTCGGGGGAGTCGGCGACGTGCACGACCTTGGCCGGTGCGGTGCCGTCGGAACCGCCGAACGTGCCGAAGCCGAGCCGGAAGTCCAGCGGCGTGCCGACCACGACGACGAGGTCGGCGTTCTTGAACGCGGCCGATCGGGCCCGGTTGACCAGCAGCCGGTGCCCGCGCGGCAGCACGCCGCGGCCCATGCCGTTGGCCACCACGGGGATGCCGGACTCGTCGGCGAAGTGCAGCGCGGCCTGTTCGGCGCCGTCCATCCAGACGTCCGAGCCGAGCACGACCACCGGGTGCCGGGCCTCGCCGATGAGCGTGGCGATGGCGGTGAGGCTGTCGGGGTCGGGCTCCGGGCGGTGCGCCGGCGGCGTGACCTCGAGCGTGACGTCGGCGAAGCTGTACAGCTCGTCCATCGGGACGTCGACGAAGACCGGCCCGCGGTGCGCCGACCGCGCCACGCTGAGCGCGTCGTCGATCACCGGGCCGACGTCGGCGGCCTTGTGCGCCGTCGTGGCCAGCTTGGTGATCGGCGCCAGCAGCGGCGGGTGGTCCAGCTCCTGCAGCGCGCCGGTGCCCCAGCGCCAGGCCGGGGCGCGGCCGCCGACGGCCAGCAGCGGGACGCCGCTGAAGTAGGCCTGGGCGATGCCGCTGACGCCGTTGGTGACGCCCGGGCCCGCGGTGAGTACGACCAGGCCCGGCTCGCGGGTGAGCTTCGCGGTCGCCTCGGCGCCGAAGACGGCGGTCTGCTCGTGCCGCACGTCGACGATGCGGGTGGGCGACTCGGCCTTGACCACGGCGTCGTAGAGCGGGAAGACGTGAGCGCCGGACAGCGTCCACATGGTCCCGACGCCGTGCGCCTCGGCGACGGCCAGGGCGTGCTGGCCGGCGTGCCCGTTCAAGGTGAGGTCTTTGCGCTGCGAAATACTCACGCGGTCACCGTACCGGAATCCATGTGCCGATCATGGCGTAGCGGCGATACCGCCGCCGACAGCGCCCGCAGCTGGGCGTCGTCGAGTGCGAGCACCTCCGCCGGGGGCGCGTACATGGCCCGGATCAGCTCGGCCCGCATCCGTGCGCCCTGGGGCGTCAGGACGACGAGCCGGGCCCGGCGGTCGGTCGGGTGCACCCGCCGTTCGGCGAGGTCGAGTCGCTGCAGCCGGTCAACCGTCCAGGTGGCGGTGGACGCGTCGCACTGCCACTCGGCGGCCAGCTCCTTCATCGTCCGGCCGTCCTCGGCGTTCAGCGAGTGCAGCGCCTTGTACTCGTTCGCCGTCAGGCCGAGATGCGCCAGGACGGCGTCGCGCTCCGGCCGCGATCGGATGAGGAGGTCGAACATCACCCGCCAGGTGTCGGCGGCGAGGCGCGCGTGGTCGTCGGTGCCCATGGGTCGAGCATACTGCTTGGATAACTCCAATAGTTTGACTAATCCAAGTAAATATGTCTATCGTCGGCGGCATGAAGGTCAGCATCAGTATCACCAACTACACGTGGCCCGGCGGCGGGCTCACCGACGAGCTGACGCGCGTGGTGCGGGCCGCCGACCAGGCCGGCATCGACACCGTCTGGGTCGCCGACCACCTGCTGCAGGGCGACCCGACCTGCCGCCTCGAGGACGACATGCTCGAGGCGTACACCACGCTCGGCTACCTGGCCGGGCAGACCGAGCGCGTCCGGCTGGGCACCATGGTGTCGGCGGCGACGTTCCGGGCGCCGGCGCTGCTCATCAAGGCCGTCACCAGCCTCGACGTGCTGTCGCGCGGTCGTGCCTGGTTCGGCGTCGGCGCCGGCTACCACGGCGACGAGGCCGCGATGATGGGCCTGTTCCTGCCGCCCACGGCCGAGCGGTTCGCGCGGCTGGAAGAGGTCCTGCGGCTCGCGAAGCAGATGTGGGCCGGCGACGACGCCGCGTTCGAGACCGCGCACTACCGGCTCGAGCGGCCGCTCAACAACCCCAACTCCGTCACCCGCCCGCACCCGCCGATCCTCATCGGCGGCGCCGGCGAGAAGATCACGCTGCGCCTGGTCGCCCAGTACGCCGACGCCTGCAACCTGCCCGACATCCCCGACGACGGGCAGACGGTCCGGCACAAGCTCGACGTGCTGGCCCGGCACTGCGACGCTGTCGGGAGGCCGTTCGACGAGATCGAGAAGACGCTGGCCATGGCGCTCGCGCCGGGCGAGTCGGCCGACTCGTTCGTGCAGCGCTGCCGGGTCGCCCGCGAGCGCGGCTTCGACCACGTCGGCCTCATCACCCGCGGCACGCCCTGGACCGAGGAGACCGTCGCCACGGTCGCCGCGGCGGTCGACGGCGCCTGACGGGAGTTCGCGTAGGTGTTGCCGAGTTGGCCGTCCCCCTGCTGCCCATTTTCTTAGCCGGGAACGCGCGCCTCAAGTCCGCGCCTCTGTGGTGTCTCTTCGCTGTGCTTCCGGGCTTGGACTTGACCCGCGCGTCCCCGGTCTTAAGAACTCGGCAGCTATCAGGGGGACGGGGGAGGTGTGGCGACGGTCCGTAATGGTGGCGGCCGTCTTCGATGGCGCCGGTCGTCTTCGATGTTGGGGGCCGTGGTCTGCGTGTGTCGAGGACGGTTTCTGCCATCGAGGACGGTCCTGACCATCGAGGACGTGGGCTGCCCCGAGCTTTCCGGACCGCTTCGTTTGCGGTCTCTTATGCTGCGAGCTGGCCATTCAGGTGTTCGTTGCGGACTTCGTGCGGGGTCCGGTAGCCGAGCCCTGAATGGATTCGTCTGCGATTGTAGAAGAGTTCGATGTAGTTCGCAACATCCTCGCGGGCTTTCTTCCGTGTCGGGTACACGGTGCGGTAGACGCGCTCGACCTTCAACATGGAATTGAACGATTCGGCCAGAGCGTTGTCGTAGCAAATGCCGGTCCTGCCGAGCGAAGCGCGCATCCCGAGCTGCTTGATCTTCGCTGAGAAGTCAGTCGATGTGTACTGCGTCCCGCGATCTGAGTGAAGGATGCAGCGGTCGGCGAGATCGTGATTCCTGGCGGCCATGTCGAGCGCGTCGGTGACGAGTTCGGTGCGCATGTGGTCGGCGAGTGCGTACCCGATGACTTCTTTGTTGAAGCAGTCGATCACGGTCGCCAGGTACAGCCATCCCTCCCAGGTGTGGATGTAGGTGATGTCGCCGACCAGCTTCGTTCCCGGCGCGTCGGCGGTGAAGTCGCGGCGCACCAGGTCTGGGGTGGCCGGCCGGTCGTCGCCCTGGATAGTGGTGATCTTGTACGGGCGCGGCTGGCACGGCACCAGGCCCAGCTCACGCATCAGGTCACGGACCAGCTCGGGCCCGGTCTGCTCGCCGCCGCGGAGCAGCTCGGCGTGGATGCGCCGGTACCCGTAGGTGCGGTCGTTGTGGTCGAACAACGCCTCGATCTTGAGCTTCAACTCCTCACGCCGC is from Jiangella alkaliphila and encodes:
- a CDS encoding acetolactate synthase; this translates as MSISQRKDLTLNGHAGQHALAVAEAHGVGTMWTLSGAHVFPLYDAVVKAESPTRIVDVRHEQTAVFGAEATAKLTREPGLVVLTAGPGVTNGVSGIAQAYFSGVPLLAVGGRAPAWRWGTGALQELDHPPLLAPITKLATTAHKAADVGPVIDDALSVARSAHRGPVFVDVPMDELYSFADVTLEVTPPAHRPEPDPDSLTAIATLIGEARHPVVVLGSDVWMDGAEQAALHFADESGIPVVANGMGRGVLPRGHRLLVNRARSAAFKNADLVVVVGTPLDFRLGFGTFGGSDGTAPAKVVHVADSPEGLATHVDLAASAAGDLTLVLEGILTAMRATRRWDDWANDLRDQAAAAVERDAPLLASEAEPIHPARIYGELNRILEDDAVVVGDGGDFVSWAGKLIEPGRPGCWLDPGPYGCLGAGAGAAAAARLARPDSQVVLLYGDGAAGMSLMDVDTLVRHDLPVVMVVGNNGAWGLEKHPMRFLYGYDVAADLRPETGYDAVVEALGGAGETVTEPGDVGAALRRAFDAGVPYLVNVQCDPKVAYPRSTTGV
- a CDS encoding IS3 family transposase (programmed frameshift) translates to MARKKATFTPEFREEAARLVVENDRRIADVAREIGVGETTLGNWVKKYREDHVGDEPPLGLSERAELAELRRRTRDQEMELAFLKKAGRVLREGAAVSEKYEFIAAEYAHNSADNVNDAPSLKQMFTWLGVSRSGYYDWRDRPPSATTRRREELKLKIEALFDHNDRTYGYRRIHAELLRGGEQTGPELVRDLMRELGLVPCQPRPYKITTIQGDDRPATPDLVRRDFTADAPGTKLVGDITYIHTWEGWLYLATVIDCFNKEVIGYALADHMRTELVTDALDMAARNHDLADRCILHSDRGTQYTSTDFSAKIKQLGMRASLGRTGICYDNALAESFNSMLKVERVYRTVYPTRKKAREDVANYIELFYNRRRIHSGLGYRTPHEVRNEHLNGQLAA
- a CDS encoding MarR family winged helix-turn-helix transcriptional regulator — encoded protein: MGTDDHARLAADTWRVMFDLLIRSRPERDAVLAHLGLTANEYKALHSLNAEDGRTMKELAAEWQCDASTATWTVDRLQRLDLAERRVHPTDRRARLVVLTPQGARMRAELIRAMYAPPAEVLALDDAQLRALSAAVSPLRHDRHMDSGTVTA
- a CDS encoding TIGR03560 family F420-dependent LLM class oxidoreductase, whose protein sequence is MKVSISITNYTWPGGGLTDELTRVVRAADQAGIDTVWVADHLLQGDPTCRLEDDMLEAYTTLGYLAGQTERVRLGTMVSAATFRAPALLIKAVTSLDVLSRGRAWFGVGAGYHGDEAAMMGLFLPPTAERFARLEEVLRLAKQMWAGDDAAFETAHYRLERPLNNPNSVTRPHPPILIGGAGEKITLRLVAQYADACNLPDIPDDGQTVRHKLDVLARHCDAVGRPFDEIEKTLAMALAPGESADSFVQRCRVARERGFDHVGLITRGTPWTEETVATVAAAVDGA